From a single Streptomyces sp. NBC_00377 genomic region:
- the rpsJ gene encoding 30S ribosomal protein S10: MAGQKIRIRLKAYDHEVIDSSAKKIVETVTRTGASVAGPVPLPTEKNVYCVIKSPHKYKDSREHFEMRTHKRLIDILDPTPKTVDSLMRLDLPAGVDIEIKL, from the coding sequence ATGGCGGGACAGAAGATCCGCATCCGGCTCAAGGCCTACGACCACGAGGTCATCGACTCCTCGGCGAAGAAGATCGTCGAGACGGTGACCCGCACTGGTGCGTCGGTCGCGGGCCCGGTGCCGCTGCCCACTGAGAAGAACGTGTACTGCGTCATCAAGTCGCCGCACAAGTACAAGGACTCGCGCGAGCACTTCGAGATGCGCACGCACAAGCGCCTGATCGACATCCTCGACCCGACGCCCAAGACCGTTGACTCTCTGATGCGACTCGACCTCCCGGCCGGTGTCGACATCGAGATCAAGCTCTAG
- a CDS encoding glycosyltransferase family 2 protein: MTEAPSTTAAATVLSVVIPMYNEEEVLPALVSRLRPVLADLGVGYEVVAVDDGSTDRTAELLAAFRLGWPELRVIGLRRNSGHQAALTAGLDRAHGAYVVSIDADLQDPPEKIPEMLGLARAESLDIVYGIRADRASDTGFKRWTAGLYYRLVRRLAGPSVPAQAGDFRLLSRAAVEALKALPDQQRVYRLLVPWLGFPSGEVTYERAPRPAGQSKYPLGRMIRLAVDSVTGFSAAPLRIATWLGGFAFLVCLGLMVYTLSAHAFQHTVPGWTSLFIGVLFIGAVQLVCVGLLGEYVGRIYTAVQNRPTYFIGHDTAADTAAGTASGGAARTAAVPSPAGSPGPPPTGSANAQAPVPQGPGRRS; this comes from the coding sequence GTGACCGAAGCGCCGAGCACCACGGCGGCGGCGACCGTCTTGTCGGTCGTCATACCCATGTACAACGAGGAAGAGGTCCTGCCCGCCCTGGTCAGCCGGTTGCGCCCGGTCCTGGCGGACCTCGGGGTCGGCTACGAGGTCGTCGCGGTGGACGACGGCAGCACCGACCGCACCGCCGAGCTGCTCGCCGCCTTCCGGCTCGGCTGGCCGGAACTGCGGGTCATCGGCCTGCGCCGCAACTCCGGCCACCAGGCCGCCCTGACCGCGGGTCTGGACCGCGCGCACGGCGCGTACGTGGTCAGCATCGACGCCGACCTCCAGGACCCGCCCGAGAAGATCCCCGAGATGCTCGGGCTGGCCCGCGCCGAGAGCCTCGACATCGTCTACGGCATCCGTGCCGACCGGGCCAGCGACACCGGCTTCAAGCGGTGGACGGCGGGCCTGTACTACCGGCTCGTCCGCCGTCTCGCGGGGCCTTCCGTGCCGGCCCAGGCCGGTGACTTCCGGCTGCTGAGCCGGGCCGCCGTGGAGGCTCTGAAGGCGCTGCCGGACCAGCAGCGCGTCTACCGGCTCCTCGTGCCCTGGCTGGGTTTTCCCAGCGGCGAGGTCACCTACGAGCGCGCCCCGCGGCCGGCCGGCCAGAGCAAGTACCCGCTCGGCCGGATGATCCGGCTGGCCGTCGACAGCGTCACGGGCTTCTCCGCGGCGCCGCTGCGCATCGCCACCTGGCTGGGCGGTTTCGCGTTCCTGGTCTGCCTGGGGCTGATGGTCTACACCCTGAGCGCCCACGCCTTCCAGCACACCGTCCCCGGCTGGACGTCCCTCTTCATCGGCGTGCTGTTCATCGGCGCGGTCCAGTTGGTCTGCGTGGGTCTGCTCGGCGAGTACGTCGGCCGCATCTACACGGCCGTGCAGAACCGTCCGACGTACTTCATCGGCCACGACACGGCGGCGGACACGGCGGCCGGCACCGCGTCGGGCGGGGCGGCGCGCACGGCCGCCGTGCCGTCCCCGGCGGGTTCCCCGGGTCCGCCGCCGACGGGCTCGGCGAACGCCCAGGCCCCGGTACCACAGGGGCCGGGACGGCGCTCGTAA
- the fusA gene encoding elongation factor G, which yields MATTSLDLAKVRNIGIMAHIDAGKTTTTERILFYTGVSYKIGEVHDGAATMDWMEQEQERGITITSAATTCHWPLADVDHTINIIDTPGHVDFTVEVERSLRVLDGAVTVFDGVAGVEPQSETVWRQADRYGVPRICFVNKLDRTGAEFHRCVDMISSRLGATPIVMQLPIGAEADFKGVVDLVTMKAFVWSAEAEKGEMYDVVDIPATHTEAAEEYRGKLVETVAENDDEIMELYLEGQEPSVEQLYAAIRRITIASGKSDGVTVTPVFCGTAFKNKGVQPLLDAVVRYLPSPLDVEAIEGHDVKDAELVVKRKPSDDEPLSALAFKIMSDPHLGKLTFVRVYSGRLVSGTAVLNSVKGKKERIGKIYRMHANKREEIEAVGAGDIVAVMGLKQTTTGETLCDDKQPVILESMDFPAPVIQVAIEPKSKGDQEKLGIAIQRLAEEDPSFQVHSDEETGQTIIGGMGELHLEVLVDRMRREFKVEANVGKPQVAYRETIRKAVDRVDYTHKKQTGGTGQFAKVQIAIEPIEGGDASYEFVNKVTGGRIPKEYIPSVDAGAQEAMQFGILAGYEMTGVRVTLLDGGYHEVDSSELAFKIAGSQAFKEAARKASPVLLEPMMAVEVTTPEDYMGEVIGDINSRRGQIQAMEERAGARVVKGLVPLSEMFGYVGDLRSKTSGRASYSMQFDSYAEVPRNVAEEIIAKAKGE from the coding sequence ATGGCTACCACTTCACTTGACCTGGCCAAGGTCCGCAACATCGGGATCATGGCCCACATCGACGCGGGCAAGACGACCACCACCGAGCGGATCCTGTTCTACACCGGCGTCTCCTACAAGATCGGTGAGGTCCACGACGGCGCCGCGACCATGGACTGGATGGAGCAGGAGCAGGAGCGTGGCATCACGATCACCTCTGCTGCCACCACCTGTCACTGGCCGCTGGCCGATGTCGACCACACCATCAACATCATCGACACCCCGGGCCACGTCGACTTCACCGTCGAGGTGGAGCGTTCGCTCCGCGTGCTCGACGGTGCCGTGACGGTGTTCGACGGCGTCGCGGGTGTCGAGCCCCAGTCCGAGACCGTGTGGCGTCAGGCGGACCGCTACGGCGTCCCGCGTATCTGCTTCGTCAACAAGCTCGACCGGACCGGTGCCGAGTTCCACCGCTGCGTCGACATGATCAGCAGCCGCCTGGGTGCGACTCCGATCGTCATGCAGCTCCCGATCGGTGCCGAAGCCGACTTCAAGGGCGTCGTCGACCTGGTCACGATGAAGGCCTTCGTGTGGTCCGCCGAGGCGGAGAAGGGCGAGATGTACGACGTCGTCGACATCCCGGCCACCCACACCGAGGCTGCCGAGGAGTACCGCGGCAAGCTCGTCGAGACCGTCGCCGAGAACGACGACGAGATCATGGAGCTGTACCTGGAGGGCCAGGAGCCCTCTGTGGAGCAGCTGTACGCCGCGATCCGTCGCATCACCATCGCGTCCGGCAAGTCCGACGGCGTCACGGTCACCCCGGTGTTCTGTGGCACCGCGTTCAAGAACAAGGGCGTCCAGCCCCTGCTCGACGCGGTCGTGCGCTACCTCCCCTCCCCCCTGGACGTCGAGGCCATCGAGGGCCACGACGTGAAGGACGCGGAGCTGGTCGTCAAGCGCAAGCCGTCCGACGACGAGCCGCTGTCGGCCCTCGCCTTCAAGATCATGAGCGACCCGCACCTGGGCAAGCTCACCTTCGTCCGGGTCTACTCGGGCCGCCTGGTGTCCGGCACTGCCGTGCTGAACTCCGTCAAGGGCAAGAAGGAGCGCATCGGCAAGATCTACCGCATGCACGCGAACAAGCGTGAGGAGATCGAGGCGGTCGGCGCCGGCGACATCGTCGCCGTCATGGGTCTGAAGCAGACCACGACCGGCGAGACGCTGTGCGACGACAAGCAGCCCGTGATCCTGGAGTCCATGGACTTCCCGGCTCCGGTCATCCAGGTCGCCATCGAGCCCAAGTCGAAGGGCGACCAGGAGAAGCTGGGCATCGCGATCCAGCGCCTGGCCGAGGAGGACCCGTCGTTCCAGGTCCACTCGGACGAGGAGACCGGCCAGACCATCATCGGTGGCATGGGCGAGCTGCACCTCGAGGTGCTGGTCGACCGTATGCGCCGTGAGTTCAAGGTCGAGGCCAACGTCGGCAAGCCGCAGGTCGCGTACCGCGAGACCATCCGCAAGGCGGTCGACCGGGTCGACTACACGCACAAGAAGCAGACTGGTGGTACCGGCCAGTTCGCGAAGGTGCAGATCGCGATCGAGCCGATCGAGGGCGGCGACGCCTCGTACGAGTTCGTGAACAAGGTGACCGGTGGTCGCATCCCGAAGGAGTACATCCCTTCGGTCGACGCCGGTGCGCAGGAGGCCATGCAGTTCGGCATCCTCGCCGGTTACGAGATGACCGGCGTGCGCGTCACCCTGCTCGACGGTGGCTACCACGAGGTGGACTCCTCCGAGCTCGCGTTCAAGATCGCCGGCTCGCAGGCCTTCAAGGAGGCCGCGCGCAAGGCCAGCCCCGTGCTGCTCGAGCCGATGATGGCCGTCGAGGTCACCACGCCCGAGGACTACATGGGCGAGGTCATCGGCGACATCAACTCCCGCCGTGGTCAGATCCAGGCCATGGAGGAGCGTGCCGGTGCTCGTGTCGTGAAGGGCCTCGTGCCCCTCTCGGAGATGTTCGGCTACGTCGGCGACCTCCGCAGCAAGACGTCGGGTCGCGCAAGCTACTCGATGCAGTTCGACTCCTACGCCGAGGTTCCGCGGAACGTCGCCGAGGAGATCATCGCGAAGGCCAAGGGCGAGTAA
- the rpsS gene encoding 30S ribosomal protein S19 translates to MPRSLKKGPFVDGHLVKKVDAQNEAGSKNVIKTWSRRSMITPAMLGHTIAVHNGKTHIPVFVTESMVGHKLGEFSPTRTFRGHVKDDRKSKRR, encoded by the coding sequence ATGCCGCGCAGTCTCAAGAAGGGGCCCTTCGTCGACGGACACCTCGTAAAGAAGGTGGACGCCCAGAACGAAGCCGGTTCCAAGAACGTCATCAAGACCTGGTCCCGTCGCTCGATGATCACCCCGGCCATGCTGGGTCACACGATCGCGGTGCACAACGGCAAGACCCACATTCCGGTGTTTGTCACCGAGTCGATGGTCGGCCACAAGCTCGGCGAGTTCTCGCCGACGCGCACCTTCCGGGGTCACGTCAAGGACGACCGGAAGTCGAAGCGCCGCTAA
- the rplV gene encoding 50S ribosomal protein L22: MEARAQARYIRVTPMKARRVVDLIRGMDATEAQAVLRFAPQAASVPVGKVLDSAIANAAHNYDHTDADSLFISEAYVDEGPTLKRFRPRAQGRAYRIRKRTSHITVVVSSKEGTR; the protein is encoded by the coding sequence ATGGAAGCCAGGGCCCAGGCGCGGTACATCCGCGTCACGCCCATGAAGGCCCGCCGGGTGGTGGACCTTATCCGTGGCATGGACGCCACGGAGGCTCAGGCGGTCCTGCGTTTCGCCCCGCAGGCCGCGAGCGTGCCGGTCGGCAAGGTGCTTGACAGCGCCATCGCCAACGCCGCGCACAACTACGACCACACTGACGCCGACAGCCTCTTCATCTCCGAGGCGTACGTCGACGAGGGCCCGACCCTGAAGCGGTTCCGTCCGCGCGCCCAGGGCCGCGCCTACCGGATCCGCAAGCGGACCAGCCACATCACCGTGGTCGTCAGCAGCAAGGAAGGGACCCGGTAA
- the rpsG gene encoding 30S ribosomal protein S7 encodes MPRKGPAPKRPVIIDPVYGSPLVTSLINKVLLNGKRSTAERIVYGAMEGLREKTGNDPVITLKRALENIKPTIEVKSRRVGGATYQVPIEVKPGRASTLALRWLVGYSRARREKTMTERLLNELLDASNGLGAAVKKREDTHKMAESNKAFAHYRW; translated from the coding sequence ATGCCTCGTAAGGGCCCTGCCCCGAAGCGCCCGGTCATCATCGACCCGGTCTACGGTTCTCCTCTTGTCACGTCGCTCATCAACAAGGTGCTGCTGAACGGCAAGCGCTCCACCGCCGAGCGCATCGTCTACGGCGCCATGGAGGGCCTGCGCGAGAAGACCGGCAACGACCCGGTCATCACGCTCAAGCGCGCTCTCGAGAACATCAAGCCGACCATCGAGGTCAAGTCCCGCCGTGTCGGTGGCGCGACCTACCAGGTCCCGATCGAGGTCAAGCCGGGTCGCGCGAGCACCCTGGCGCTGCGCTGGCTCGTCGGTTACTCCCGCGCCCGTCGCGAGAAGACCATGACCGAGCGCCTCCTCAACGAGCTTCTCGACGCGTCCAACGGCCTCGGCGCCGCTGTGAAGAAGCGCGAGGACACCCACAAGATGGCCGAGTCCAACAAGGCCTTCGCGCACTACCGCTGGTAG
- the rplD gene encoding 50S ribosomal protein L4, with amino-acid sequence MSTVDILSPAGEKTGSVELPAEIFGVEKVSIPLIHQVVVAQNAAARQGTHKTKTRGEVRGGGKKPYRQKGTGRARQGSTRAPQFAGGGVVHGPQPRDYSQRTPKKMKAAALRHALTDRARHNRIHVVTGVIEGEAPSTKAARTLFGKISERKNLLLVVDRADEAAWLSARNLPQVHILEPGQLNTYDVIVSDDVVFTQAALESFVAGPKANDSEGSDA; translated from the coding sequence ATGAGCACTGTTGACATCCTTTCGCCTGCAGGCGAGAAGACCGGTAGCGTCGAGCTCCCCGCGGAGATCTTCGGCGTGGAGAAGGTCAGCATCCCGCTGATCCACCAGGTCGTCGTCGCGCAGAACGCGGCTGCCCGTCAGGGCACGCACAAGACCAAGACCCGCGGCGAGGTTCGCGGTGGCGGTAAGAAGCCTTACCGTCAGAAGGGCACCGGCCGTGCGCGCCAGGGCTCGACCCGCGCGCCGCAGTTCGCCGGCGGTGGCGTCGTCCACGGCCCGCAGCCGCGTGACTACTCGCAGCGGACCCCGAAGAAGATGAAGGCTGCCGCTCTGCGTCACGCCCTCACCGACCGGGCCCGCCACAACCGCATTCACGTCGTCACCGGCGTGATCGAGGGCGAGGCTCCTTCCACGAAGGCCGCTCGGACGCTGTTCGGCAAGATCTCGGAGCGCAAGAACCTGCTCCTGGTCGTCGACCGCGCCGACGAGGCCGCGTGGCTGTCCGCCCGCAACCTGCCCCAGGTGCACATCCTGGAGCCGGGCCAGCTGAACACGTACGACGTGATCGTCTCGGACGACGTGGTCTTCACCCAGGCCGCTCTCGAGTCCTTCGTCGCCGGCCCGAAGGCCAACGACTCCGAAGGGAGTGACGCCTGA
- the rplC gene encoding 50S ribosomal protein L3, translating into MAKQIKGILGEKLGMTQVWDENNRVVPVTVVKAGPNVVTQVRSNDSDGYESVQIAFGEIDPRKVNKPLKGHFAKADVTPRRHLVEIRTADASEYTLGQEITAEVFEAGVKVDVTGKSKGKGFAGVMKRHNFKGLGAGHGTQRKHRSPGSIGGCATPGRVFKGLRMAGRMGNERVTTQNLTVHAVDAEKGLLLIKGAVPGPNGGLVLVRTAAKGA; encoded by the coding sequence ATGGCTAAGCAGATCAAGGGCATCCTGGGCGAGAAGCTCGGCATGACGCAGGTGTGGGACGAGAACAACCGTGTTGTTCCCGTCACCGTCGTCAAGGCCGGCCCGAACGTCGTGACCCAGGTCCGTTCGAACGACAGCGACGGCTACGAGTCCGTCCAGATCGCCTTCGGCGAGATCGACCCGCGCAAGGTGAACAAGCCCCTCAAGGGCCACTTCGCCAAGGCCGATGTCACCCCCCGTCGCCACCTCGTCGAGATCCGCACCGCGGACGCCTCCGAGTACACGCTGGGCCAGGAGATCACCGCTGAGGTGTTCGAGGCCGGCGTGAAGGTCGACGTGACCGGCAAGAGCAAGGGCAAGGGCTTCGCCGGTGTCATGAAGCGTCACAACTTCAAGGGCCTCGGCGCCGGACACGGCACCCAGCGCAAGCACCGCTCGCCCGGTTCCATCGGTGGCTGCGCCACCCCGGGCCGCGTGTTCAAGGGCCTCCGCATGGCGGGTCGCATGGGCAACGAGCGTGTCACCACCCAGAACCTGACCGTCCACGCCGTTGACGCGGAGAAGGGTCTGCTGCTCATCAAGGGCGCTGTCCCCGGTCCGAACGGCGGCCTCGTCCTGGTCCGCACTGCGGCCAAGGGGGCCTGA
- the rplB gene encoding 50S ribosomal protein L2, whose protein sequence is MGIRKYKPTTPGRRGSSVADFVEVTRSTPEKSLVRPLHSKGGRNNAGRVTVRHQGGGHKRAFRVIDFRRHDKDGVPAKVAHIEYDPNRTARIALLHYADGEKRYILAPRNLSQGDRVENGPGADIKPGNNLALRNIPVGTTIHAIEIRPGGGAKFARSAGASVQLLAKEGTMAHLRMPSGEIRLVDQRCRATVGEVGNAEQSNINWGKAGRKRWLGVRPTVRGVAMNPVDHPHGGGEGKTSGGRHPVSPWGQKEGRTRSPKKASNKYIVRRRKTNKKR, encoded by the coding sequence ATGGGAATCCGCAAGTACAAGCCGACTACGCCGGGCCGTCGTGGCTCCAGCGTCGCCGACTTCGTCGAGGTCACGCGGTCCACGCCGGAGAAGTCGCTGGTCCGCCCGCTGCACAGCAAGGGCGGCCGTAACAACGCCGGTCGTGTGACCGTTCGCCACCAGGGTGGCGGACACAAGCGCGCCTTCCGAGTGATCGACTTCCGTCGTCACGACAAGGACGGCGTGCCGGCGAAGGTCGCGCACATCGAGTACGACCCCAACCGCACCGCGCGCATCGCGCTGCTGCACTACGCCGACGGCGAGAAGCGCTACATCCTCGCCCCGCGCAACCTGTCGCAGGGCGACCGCGTCGAGAACGGTCCCGGGGCCGACATCAAGCCGGGCAACAACCTGGCGCTCCGCAACATCCCGGTCGGTACCACGATCCACGCGATCGAGATCCGTCCCGGTGGCGGCGCCAAGTTCGCCCGCTCGGCCGGTGCCTCCGTGCAGCTGCTCGCGAAGGAGGGCACCATGGCCCACCTCCGCATGCCGTCCGGTGAGATCCGCCTGGTCGACCAGCGCTGCCGCGCCACGGTCGGCGAGGTCGGCAACGCCGAGCAGAGCAACATCAACTGGGGCAAGGCCGGCCGCAAGCGCTGGCTGGGCGTCCGCCCGACCGTTCGCGGTGTGGCGATGAACCCGGTTGACCACCCCCACGGTGGTGGTGAGGGCAAGACCTCCGGTGGTCGCCACCCGGTCAGCCCCTGGGGTCAGAAGGAGGGTCGTACTCGTTCGCCGAAGAAGGCTTCGAACAAGTACATCGTCCGCCGCCGCAAGACGAACAAGAAGCGCTAG
- the tuf gene encoding elongation factor Tu — protein sequence MAKAKFERTKPHVNIGTIGHIDHGKTTLTAAITKVLHDKYPDLNEASAFDQIDKAPEERQRGITISIAHVEYQTEGRHYAHVDCPGHADYIKNMITGAAQMDGAILVVAATDGPMPQTKEHVLLARQVGVPYIVVALNKADMVDDEEILELVELEVRELLSEYEFPGDDLPVVKVSALKALEGDAEWGQSVLDLMQAVDDAIPTPERDVDKPFLMPVEDVFTITGRGTVVTGRIERGVLKVNETVDIIGIKQEKTTTTVTGIEMFRKLLDEGQAGENVGLLLRGIKREDVERGQVIIKPGSVTPHTDFEAQAYILSKDEGGRHTPFFNNYRPQFYFRTTDVTGVVTLPEGTEMVMPGDNTEMKVELIQPIAMEEGLKFAIREGGRTVGAGQVTKITK from the coding sequence GTGGCGAAGGCGAAGTTCGAGCGGACTAAGCCGCACGTCAACATCGGCACCATCGGTCACATCGACCACGGTAAGACGACCCTCACGGCCGCCATTACCAAGGTGCTGCACGACAAGTACCCGGACCTGAACGAGGCCTCGGCCTTCGACCAGATCGACAAGGCTCCCGAAGAGCGTCAGCGCGGTATCACCATCTCCATCGCGCACGTCGAGTACCAGACGGAGGGCCGCCACTACGCCCACGTCGACTGCCCGGGTCACGCGGACTACATCAAGAACATGATCACCGGTGCCGCGCAGATGGACGGCGCGATCCTCGTGGTCGCCGCCACCGACGGCCCGATGCCGCAGACCAAGGAGCACGTGCTCCTGGCCCGCCAGGTCGGCGTTCCGTACATCGTCGTCGCCCTGAACAAGGCCGACATGGTGGACGACGAGGAGATCCTGGAGCTCGTCGAGCTCGAGGTCCGTGAGCTCCTCTCCGAGTACGAGTTCCCGGGCGACGACCTGCCGGTCGTCAAGGTCTCGGCGCTCAAGGCGCTCGAGGGCGACGCCGAGTGGGGTCAGTCGGTTCTCGACCTCATGCAGGCCGTCGACGACGCCATCCCGACCCCCGAGCGTGACGTCGACAAGCCGTTCCTCATGCCCGTCGAGGACGTCTTCACGATCACCGGTCGCGGTACGGTCGTCACCGGCCGTATCGAGCGTGGTGTCCTGAAGGTCAACGAGACCGTTGACATCATCGGCATCAAGCAGGAGAAGACCACCACCACGGTCACCGGCATCGAGATGTTCCGCAAGCTGCTCGACGAGGGCCAGGCCGGTGAGAACGTCGGTCTGCTGCTCCGCGGCATCAAGCGCGAGGACGTCGAGCGCGGCCAGGTCATCATCAAGCCGGGTTCGGTCACGCCGCACACCGACTTCGAGGCCCAGGCCTACATCCTGTCCAAGGACGAGGGTGGCCGTCACACGCCGTTCTTCAACAACTACCGTCCGCAGTTCTACTTCCGCACGACGGACGTGACCGGCGTGGTGACCCTCCCCGAGGGCACCGAGATGGTGATGCCGGGTGACAACACCGAGATGAAGGTGGAGCTCATCCAGCCCATCGCCATGGAAGAGGGCCTGAAGTTCGCCATCCGTGAGGGTGGTCGCACGGTGGGCGCCGGCCAGGTCACCAAGATCACCAAGTAG
- the rpsL gene encoding 30S ribosomal protein S12, which yields MPTIQQLVRKGRQDKVEKNKTPALEGSPQRRGVCTRVFTTTPKKPNSALRKVARVRLTSGIEVTAYIPGEGHNLQEHSIVLVRGGRVKDLPGVRYKIIRGSLDTQGVKNRKQARSRYGAKKEK from the coding sequence GTGCCTACGATCCAGCAGCTGGTCCGGAAGGGCCGGCAGGACAAGGTCGAGAAGAACAAGACGCCCGCACTCGAGGGTTCGCCCCAGCGTCGCGGCGTCTGCACGCGTGTGTTCACGACCACCCCGAAGAAGCCGAACTCGGCCCTGCGTAAGGTCGCGCGTGTGCGTCTGACCAGCGGTATCGAGGTCACTGCTTACATTCCGGGTGAGGGACACAACCTCCAGGAGCACTCCATCGTGCTCGTGCGTGGTGGCCGTGTGAAGGACCTGCCCGGTGTTCGCTACAAGATCATCCGCGGTTCCCTCGACACCCAGGGTGTCAAGAACCGCAAGCAGGCCCGCAGCCGCTACGGCGCCAAGAAGGAGAAGTAA
- the rplW gene encoding 50S ribosomal protein L23 gives MATRHPSIASKAAKVAKAARVAKAKRHATEGKNTVVTAPSKSFTDHRDVLLKPVVSEKSYALLDEGKYTFIVAPGANKTQIKQAVQAVFSVKVTGVNTINRIGKRKRTKTGFGQRAGTKRAIVTLAEGDRIDIFGGPTA, from the coding sequence ATGGCTACGCGTCACCCGAGCATCGCCTCCAAGGCGGCCAAGGTCGCCAAGGCCGCGCGCGTCGCCAAGGCGAAGCGTCACGCCACCGAAGGCAAGAACACCGTCGTCACCGCGCCCAGCAAGTCGTTCACGGACCACCGTGACGTGCTGCTGAAGCCGGTCGTGTCGGAGAAGAGCTACGCGCTCCTCGACGAAGGCAAGTACACCTTCATCGTTGCGCCCGGCGCCAACAAGACCCAGATCAAGCAGGCCGTCCAGGCGGTCTTCTCGGTCAAGGTCACCGGGGTCAACACGATCAACCGCATCGGCAAGCGCAAGCGCACGAAGACCGGTTTCGGTCAGCGTGCCGGCACGAAGCGCGCGATCGTGACCCTTGCTGAGGGCGACCGTATCGACATCTTCGGCGGTCCGACCGCCTGA